From the Exiguobacterium marinum DSM 16307 genome, the window ACTCGACGTTTAGAAAAGGTCGTCCGGCAACGATTGGGGAAACAATCGGTTCGCTCGTCCACAATCGTTATGAAAAACCTGTGAAACAGACAGTCGATATCCTTGCAGTCATTGCGACGGCGTTCGGGGTAGCGACATCACTTGGTTTTGGTGCTCAACAGATTGCCGGGGGCCTTCACTACCTCATCCCTGGGGTACCGAACGCCTTCGTGACACAGTTGATCATCATCGCCGTCGTAACGGTTCTTTATATGATCAGCGCCTCAACGGGTCTCGACAAAGGAATTCGGATTTTAAGTAACACAAACATCTTCCTCGCCATCGTCTTACTCGTTGCGACGATGTTTGCTGGACCGACGGCGTTCATTTTCGACTTGTTTACGCAAACTGTCGGTACTTATTTGCAACAACTACCGGGTATGAGTTTCCGTACCGCCGCGTTTGAACCGATTGAACGAGAATGGATCAACGGTTGGACAATCTTCTATTGGGCATGGTGGATCTCTTGGTCACCATTCGTCGGAACATTCATTGCGCGCGTTTCGAAAGGACGTACGATTCGTGAATTCATCATCGGAATCTTACTTGTCCCGACATCGTTTGGGCTCATCTGGTTCTCTGTCTTTGGTGGTTCAGCGATTTGGGCTGACTTGTTCGGTGGATACAACTTGATTGGTCAAGTAAACGAAATCGGTACAGAAATCGGACTTTTCGCACTGTTTGACACGTTCGGTGGATTTGGAACGGTACTGAGTATTGTCGCTGTCTTCTTGATTTCGACATTCTTTATCACATCTGCGGACTCTGCAACTTATGTATTAGGAATGCTCACATCGAATGGTAAGCTCGTTCCTCCAATGCGTATTAAAATGACGTGGGGTATCATTCAATCTTCAATCGCGGCCGTACTGCTTTATTCAGGAGGCCTTGCCGCCTTACAAGCTGTAGCGATTCTTGCAGCATTCCCATTCGTTTTCGTACTCATCTTTATGATCGTCGCCTTGTTCAAAGATTTGGCCGATGAACCAGATGAGCGAGACAAATGGCTCGAAATGCAAAAGAAAGACGAAGATAAGTTAGGTTAAACCAGTAAGGGTCTCTATGGAGGCCCTTTTTTTAGTTAAAAATATTTTGCTTGTCTTCTTCGCTAGTGTAGGATAGTAAGTGAAGAAACGAGGAGGATAGGCTATGAAACAACAGATGAAAAAACGGTTGAGCTGGGTGATATTGGCCGGCATCCTCATTGTCGGGGCGTTACTCGCTTATAATTTTTACGTTCTCTTTAATTTAAATGGTGAAGAGAAAGAACAGGTCGAACCTTTTTACTCAAATGTCGTGATCGGATACCAAGAGCGTAAACTTCCGAAAGAAGGAGAAAAACTCGAAGAACGGGAATATCTTGTCACATATGACGATGACGGACATTTTGTCTCGGAAGTCGTTACAGGTCCGAATGTCGGTGCAAAAGCAGAATGGGACGGAGAGACGTACTTGGAGTTTAACCCGGATGGGGAAGAGGTTCTACGCCAAGAAACGAATTCAGGAGCAGTTGCGCCACACCCGTTCTTGTCACGTGCCACGAACGAACAGATTCGTAAATGGCTTGATGATGGTACTCTTGGTTCAAGTGAAGGAGAGACGAATTTAGTTGGACGTACTGCACAAGCTTACGTGAAGTCCGAAACAGCTGAAGCGGTTCCGAAAGAATGGATTGAAAATTATCCATCGATTTTCAGAGAGGAAGAAAATAAAGAAACAGTCACATATTATGTCGATGCGAACGAACGAATTTTGCTCGCGGCAGAATCGCGGAATAACGGGAAGTTATTCCATTCGATTCGGATGACATCTTTTGAATCAAGATAATCCGATGGGGAGCAGACATGATGTCGGCTCCCTTGTCGTCTGAAAGGGAGAACAGGATGAAACAAATTCAAGTAGAACAAGTTCAAACGGATTTGGCGAACTGGGAAGCGGGCGAAAAAATCAATGAAGCAGCATTGTTATCCTATGCACATTGGTCTCGAGCGACTCAGCATCAAGAAGAATTGATTCGTTCGTTGACCTTACTCGCAACGAATCGGCTCGAACAAAGGGAGTCGATGGACCCGTTACTAAACCGTTGGGTAAAAGAGTTGGAGTCGATGAATGCGTTACCCAATGAGTTGCGTCTATTTCAATTGAATGAGCTGTTGCGCCGTTCGAAGCAGGCACTTCAAATCGATTGGCCGACACTACGGGAAGCAGATTATGCATCGATGAAGGTACAAATTTTGACGGAGTACGAGTCTAAAACATCAGCACTACTCGACCAACTCGACCAACTCCATGATGAAGTAGAGACTGCAAAATCGGATTTGCGTGATTCCGAATGGCGAGGTCAGCTCGAGAAATTGTTTGAGGCGATTATCGAGGCAATGCAAGAAGTCGCATCTCTCGAAGATGATACGGCGTCCTTGCTTGCATCGATGCAAGGGAACTATTTCAGTCGGGAAGCGTTTCGTCGGTTCGGGGAACGTGTGGGATTCGTTAAGGAGCGACTGGACACAATCTGCAATCTGTTACCGGAACGTCAGAGCGAAACTCGGTCGAGTGCAATTGAATCACTCGAGGAGATGATTGGACTCGAGAACATTAAAGAGCGGGTGAAGGCGTGGTATCGCTTTCTTCTCTTCCAAAAAGAACGAGAGAAAGCAGGCTTCTCTTCCAAGCATCAGCCTTCCCTCCACCTCGTTTTCACAGGAAACCCGGGAACCGGCAAGACGACACTTGCAAGGCTTATGGCAGAAATCTATTTCGAGCTCGGTTTGCTCGGTCGTCCAGATCTCGTTGAGGCGGATCGCTCGAGCCTTGTCGGAGCATATGTCGGCCAAACAGAGGAACAAGTGATGAATAAGGTGAAGGAGGCAGAAGGTGGCGTCTTGTTCATTGATGAGGCGTATGCGTTAAAGCGTCAAGATGCGAGTGGAAGCGATTATGGACAAGCAGCCATCGATACACTTGTCGCAGCAATGACGAGTGGTGAATATGCCGGGAAGTTTGTCGTCATCCTTGCCGGTTATCCAGAGGAGATGCGCCATTTCTTACTCGCGAACCCGGGCTTGCGTTCAAGATTCCCTGAATCGAATCATTATGAGTTACCGAACTATCGTGACGAAGAACTGGTCGCCATCGGAGAAAAAGTGGCGCAAGAGAACAATTACGTATTGACCGAAGATGCAAAACGTGCGCTACTCTCTCGAATTGACCGGGAACGAGTCGATTTGACATTCGGGAACGCCAGAACCGTCCATAACATTTTACTTGATGCGATGTTTAAAAAAGGATCACGGTTTGGAGCAGATGCCCCTCTAGACGAAATGGCCCTATTGACGGAAGAAGACTTCGAACAGCCGATGGATGAATCGTCTCCGACTTCTTTAGATGACCTTGTCGGTATGGAGGAAGCGAAAACGCAGTTGGCAGAGATTGAAGCGCTCGTAAAGATTCAGAAGAAACGAAAGGCGCTCGGTTTGAAGGCTGCACCCGTCCAACTCCATATGACGCTTACAGGAAATAGTGGAACTGGGAAGACGACCTTTGCGTACTTGTATGCACAGATGTTGAAACGCACAGGATACTTGAAGCGGGGACATGTTAATGTCGTCAGTCGAGCCGACTTGGTCAGTGGCTATGTAGGACAGACAGCTCAAAAAACAAAAGAAGCAATCCGTGACGCACTTGGTGGCGTATTACTCATTGACGAAGCGTATAGCTTGAATGGGGGAGTGAACGACTACGGTCGGGAGGCGATTGATACGCTTGTTGATGAGATGCCTAAACATGGTGAGAACCTTGTCGTCGTCCTTGCGGGATATGAAGGGCCGATGCGCAGGTTGATCGAATCGAATCCAGGGCTGAGCAGTCGGATGAAACGCACGATCCATTTCGCTGACTATTCACAAAGTCAATTGGTGGAGATTGCTATAAATTATGCGAATCAGTTCGGATACGTGATAGACGATGAAGCGGTTGAAGCATTGGCGACTCGATTGGGAGAAATTAAGCACGCGAATGCACGAACTGCTCTTTCCGTCATTGATGAGTCGATTGCGCGTCAATCGTATCGTATCGTTTCGAATGAAGAGGAAGAAGCGTCTCTTCAACAGTTATTAGTAGTAGATATTAAGAGTAAGTTATAATATACTGGCGGTAGGAAAGAAGGATGATTCAATGCATACGATTCAAATTCCAGTAAGATATCAAGAAACGGACATGATGGGAATCGTCTATCATGCCAACTATTTGGTTTATTTAGAGATTGCGCGTACTGAATTGTTACGACAACTTGGGGTCGAATACAAAGATATGGAAGAGGCGGGATTTGTTTCACCCGTGACGAACGTTACTGTCGATTATAAACGGAGTGTGACATTCGGTGATACGGTCCATGTCCGCGTATGGGTTGATCAGTATTCGAAAGTCAGAACGATTTATGGGTATGAGTTGACGAACCAACAAGGCGAACTTGTCGGTAAGGCAACGACTACACATGTGGTCGTCAAACGAGGTGATTTTAAACCGATTCGCCTCGATCGTGAATTTCCAAAATGGCATGAGATGTACATGAGCGTCATGAATCCTGTCTAAGAATCTTCTGTCTTCGTACCGTCAGTGTGGTATCATATCTTGACGGTACTTTTTGATATTTAGAAAGGGGAAGATCGCATGCGTTATCCATCATTCCTGATGGTTTGCGGCGCCTTGACGTTTACATTGGTCGGTTGTACGACAAACGAGCAAGTTGAACCGAAAGAACCAACGACACAGTCACCAACAATAGATGAATCACAGACATCACCAAACTCAGATCGTGAAGACGATGTGGATACGGAGTCACCTACTGACGAAGAGTCGACAGATGATAAACCAGAAGTCGACGGACAGCCAACTGAACCGGATCCATCTACAGAGACGGAACCAACGATACCTGCCCAACCGATTGAGATAGATGGTGTGGCAAACTTGGAATTAGATGAATTAATTCTTGTGAATAAACAGATTGCATTACCGGCAAATTATCAGCCCGCCGATTTAGTTGAAGCGAATATTGATTTTGTTGATTCGACGGTCGGTGAGCGCCGGATGTTGCGTAAAGAGGCAGCAGTGGCGATTGAACGTTTGATGAAAGATGCGAAAACGGAAGGGATTGACTTAAAGGGGACAAGCGCATTTCGTTCTTACGCCTATCAAGTGAATCTATTCAATGCTTACGTCGAACGCGATGGAAAAGAACAAGCCATGAAGTATTCCGCTCCTCCAGGTCATTCTGAGCATCAGACTGGCCTTGCAATCGATGTATCGAGTGCATCTGTGAACTATCAACTCACTCAAAACCTTGGCGAAACGGTTGAAGGGAAATGGTTAGCGGACCACGCCCATGAATATGGCTTTATCATCCGCTATCAACGAGCGTTTGAGGAAGAAACAGGGTATATGTACGAGCCGTGGCACTTACGCTTTATCGGTATGGAACATGCCAAACAAGTGCATACTTTAAATAAACCATACGATCGTTATATTCAGGAATTTATGAAGTAAGGGGAATTGCGATGCCATATATGATAGAAATCATGATTATACTTTTAAGCTATTTACTCGGGGCGATCCCGTTCGCACTCATCATCGGCAAGATTGGCTACCGAGTAGATGTACGTGAACACGGAAGTGGCAACTTAGGGACGACAAATACGTTTCGAGTCCTTGGAAAGAAAGCCGGTATCCTTGTTTTGCTCGGAGACATGGGGAAAGGGTTCGCAGCGGCGCTGTTACCACTTTTATTTGGTAGTGAGATGAGTTTGCTCCTAGCTGGGATTCCTGCGGTCATTGGGCACTCTTATCCGATTTTTGCGAAATTCAAAGGTGGTAAATCAGTCGCAACGAGTGGTGGAGTTCTCCTAGCGGCATTCCCGTGGTTCTTCTTTGTCGTTGTCGGTACGTTTATTGTGACACTTCTCATCTCTCGAATGGTGTCCCTCTCTTCCATGGCTGCGGCGGCGGTCGGACTCGTGACGGCAACGACGTATAGCTTATTGACGAAAGATTGGTTACCGTCAATCGTTATCGTGCCACTGGCATTATTTATCATCATCAAACATCGTACCAATTGGCAACGTATACGAGCGGGGAAAGAACCGAAAGTTCCACTCTTTCAAAAAAAGCCTAAGTCTTGATTCATACAGGCGCGTCTATTGAGGACGTGCCTTTTATTGTGTATTGTTGTTGATTTACATAAAAAAGAAACAAAATCATGTTGGATTTGCTCGTTCTTTACTTTCACTTTACGTTAAATTTACATCCGTTCGTTACACTAGAAAAGGAATGATTTTAGTGGAGGAGGCAGGGATGTGTCTTTAATCGGTGAAGAGCGTAAACAAAAAATTGTCGAATGGGTTGAACGGGAAGGCAAAGTGAAAACGAGTGAGTTGATTGAACGTTTGAACGTTTCTGGGGAATCGATTCGACGTTATTTAGAAGAGCTAGAGAAAGAGCATCGGATTAAACGCGTATATGGGGGCGCGGTCCTTCATCAAAGTATGTCCTTTCAGCCCATTGTCATTGCAAACATGGATGGAATTCGCCGCATCGCCTATACAGCATTTCAGTTAATTCCAGATGATACATTATTATATATCGGGCACGGAGTCGCGGCCGAACAAGTGGCATCCCGGTTGCGTGGACGCAATGTGACAGTCGTTACCCCATCTTTGACGGTGGCGAAAGCGCTATTTGAACAGCGAGCAAAAGGTGTGCTCGGTGGCGAGATTCAGTTATTAGGTGGTACAATCGACCCGAAACATCTCGTGACGACCGGTGAACAAGTTCTCGCACAACTCCAAACGTATAGGTTTGACCTTGCGGTTATGTCTGTCGAAGGGGTTGATGCATCGCTCGGTTTGACTTGTGATGCCTTCGGACTCACTAGTATCACCCAAGCAGTGATGTCTCAGAGTCGCGAGACGTACTTATTGACAGATCATACTCAATTAAACCAACAAAAACGGTATCGGGTTTGTGATTTTTCAAAGGTGACGGCCATCATCTCTGATTTTCCGGAGCCACAAGAATTTAAAGGCGTCTTAGCCGAACATGGTGTGGACTGGAAGTTCGCGCCTTAAAAGGAGAGATTACATGAAAATAGAAGTGATTGTCACGACACTATCAGAAGCCATTCAGGCAGAGCATCTTGGGGCAGACCGACTCGAACTCATTGCTGATATGGGAAATGGGGGGATCACCCCTAGCTTTGGAACGATTCGAAATGTTGTCGAACACGTATCGATTCCCGTACATGTCATGATTCGACCTCATACACGTTCGTTTCATTATAACGAAGACGATGTTGAAACGATGCTTGCAGATATCGGTCTATGCCGCGAACTCGGAGTGGATGGGATTGTGTTCGGTGCATTGACAAAGGACGGAGCGATTGATGAGCGAATCTTAGGTGAGGTTATCAAACATAAAGGGGAGATGACGCTCACCTTCCATCGTGCTTTCGATGCATCTCGAGATGTGTTTGAATCAATCGAGGTACTGAATGAATATCCTGAAGTGGACATTTTGTTGACATCCGGTGGTGCAAATACTGCGATTGAAGGAATTGAAGTGTTGAATCGGCTTAAAGAACAGGCAGGAATGACGATATTGCCTGGTTCCGGCATTACGTTTAAGACAATGCCTTCTCTACAAGAGCGACTCGTTGTAGATATGGTACATATCGGGAACGGCGTGCGAACAGATGGACAGTTCGATGAATCGAAATTCAAACAACTACGAGGGTAACACGATGGCAGAAAACAGTCGAAAGACTGTTTTTTTGCTATAATGAAAGAAAATGATAAGTGTAGGTGAAGTCATGCAATCTTCTGTTTACAAACAATACGCTCTTCGAATGCTCTCTGGGAAATGGGGTGTGTCTTTACTCGTTGTGTTGACCGTCATGGTCATTCAGGCGATGATTACGACACGTCTCGACCTCTCGACGAACAATCCCGAAGTCCTCATGAGCTCGGTTGCACTCCTGTACGGGGCGACGGTCTTGCTTGCGCCGATAGAGCTCGGAAAGAACTGGGTCTTTCTTCAGGTAGCCAAAGATGAAAAGCCAAGTTTTGGTCTATTGATTGAATCGTTCGGTTCGGTCAAAGAGTACGGGCGAGCCGTGTCGTACTATGCCGTATTCTAT encodes:
- a CDS encoding DeoR/GlpR family DNA-binding transcription regulator, with the translated sequence MSLIGEERKQKIVEWVEREGKVKTSELIERLNVSGESIRRYLEELEKEHRIKRVYGGAVLHQSMSFQPIVIANMDGIRRIAYTAFQLIPDDTLLYIGHGVAAEQVASRLRGRNVTVVTPSLTVAKALFEQRAKGVLGGEIQLLGGTIDPKHLVTTGEQVLAQLQTYRFDLAVMSVEGVDASLGLTCDAFGLTSITQAVMSQSRETYLLTDHTQLNQQKRYRVCDFSKVTAIISDFPEPQEFKGVLAEHGVDWKFAP
- the plsY gene encoding glycerol-3-phosphate 1-O-acyltransferase PlsY; amino-acid sequence: MEIMIILLSYLLGAIPFALIIGKIGYRVDVREHGSGNLGTTNTFRVLGKKAGILVLLGDMGKGFAAALLPLLFGSEMSLLLAGIPAVIGHSYPIFAKFKGGKSVATSGGVLLAAFPWFFFVVVGTFIVTLLISRMVSLSSMAAAAVGLVTATTYSLLTKDWLPSIVIVPLALFIIIKHRTNWQRIRAGKEPKVPLFQKKPKS
- a CDS encoding acyl-CoA thioesterase; translation: MHTIQIPVRYQETDMMGIVYHANYLVYLEIARTELLRQLGVEYKDMEEAGFVSPVTNVTVDYKRSVTFGDTVHVRVWVDQYSKVRTIYGYELTNQQGELVGKATTTHVVVKRGDFKPIRLDREFPKWHEMYMSVMNPV
- a CDS encoding DUF975 family protein, translated to MQSSVYKQYALRMLSGKWGVSLLVVLTVMVIQAMITTRLDLSTNNPEVLMSSVALLYGATVLLAPIELGKNWVFLQVAKDEKPSFGLLIESFGSVKEYGRAVSYYAVFYLGLNVLMLFLIVPGIWFYLTYRIVPFILRDEPKLSAFQAMRKSRQIMKGHKRTMLKLFASFIGWYALVLLTGGLAYIFVTPYLQTAISGLYLEMKASYQAKQPVG
- a CDS encoding copper homeostasis protein CutC; its protein translation is MKIEVIVTTLSEAIQAEHLGADRLELIADMGNGGITPSFGTIRNVVEHVSIPVHVMIRPHTRSFHYNEDDVETMLADIGLCRELGVDGIVFGALTKDGAIDERILGEVIKHKGEMTLTFHRAFDASRDVFESIEVLNEYPEVDILLTSGGANTAIEGIEVLNRLKEQAGMTILPGSGITFKTMPSLQERLVVDMVHIGNGVRTDGQFDESKFKQLRG
- a CDS encoding M15 family metallopeptidase, yielding MRYPSFLMVCGALTFTLVGCTTNEQVEPKEPTTQSPTIDESQTSPNSDREDDVDTESPTDEESTDDKPEVDGQPTEPDPSTETEPTIPAQPIEIDGVANLELDELILVNKQIALPANYQPADLVEANIDFVDSTVGERRMLRKEAAVAIERLMKDAKTEGIDLKGTSAFRSYAYQVNLFNAYVERDGKEQAMKYSAPPGHSEHQTGLAIDVSSASVNYQLTQNLGETVEGKWLADHAHEYGFIIRYQRAFEEETGYMYEPWHLRFIGMEHAKQVHTLNKPYDRYIQEFMK
- a CDS encoding BCCT family transporter codes for the protein MERKSRVTTVFVVSAIITGLFTIWGLFPESVIGNASLLNVTSTLQGWLSNGMGWFYLLSATGFLLVAIFLIFSRYGSIRLGKDSDRPEFSYLSWFAMLFSAGMGIGLIFWGAAEPLLHFHSPPFSSLTPEGDARIAMRYAFFHWGFHPWAIYAMIALAIAYSTFRKGRPATIGETIGSLVHNRYEKPVKQTVDILAVIATAFGVATSLGFGAQQIAGGLHYLIPGVPNAFVTQLIIIAVVTVLYMISASTGLDKGIRILSNTNIFLAIVLLVATMFAGPTAFIFDLFTQTVGTYLQQLPGMSFRTAAFEPIEREWINGWTIFYWAWWISWSPFVGTFIARVSKGRTIREFIIGILLVPTSFGLIWFSVFGGSAIWADLFGGYNLIGQVNEIGTEIGLFALFDTFGGFGTVLSIVAVFLISTFFITSADSATYVLGMLTSNGKLVPPMRIKMTWGIIQSSIAAVLLYSGGLAALQAVAILAAFPFVFVLIFMIVALFKDLADEPDERDKWLEMQKKDEDKLG
- a CDS encoding AAA family ATPase; the protein is MKQIQVEQVQTDLANWEAGEKINEAALLSYAHWSRATQHQEELIRSLTLLATNRLEQRESMDPLLNRWVKELESMNALPNELRLFQLNELLRRSKQALQIDWPTLREADYASMKVQILTEYESKTSALLDQLDQLHDEVETAKSDLRDSEWRGQLEKLFEAIIEAMQEVASLEDDTASLLASMQGNYFSREAFRRFGERVGFVKERLDTICNLLPERQSETRSSAIESLEEMIGLENIKERVKAWYRFLLFQKEREKAGFSSKHQPSLHLVFTGNPGTGKTTLARLMAEIYFELGLLGRPDLVEADRSSLVGAYVGQTEEQVMNKVKEAEGGVLFIDEAYALKRQDASGSDYGQAAIDTLVAAMTSGEYAGKFVVILAGYPEEMRHFLLANPGLRSRFPESNHYELPNYRDEELVAIGEKVAQENNYVLTEDAKRALLSRIDRERVDLTFGNARTVHNILLDAMFKKGSRFGADAPLDEMALLTEEDFEQPMDESSPTSLDDLVGMEEAKTQLAEIEALVKIQKKRKALGLKAAPVQLHMTLTGNSGTGKTTFAYLYAQMLKRTGYLKRGHVNVVSRADLVSGYVGQTAQKTKEAIRDALGGVLLIDEAYSLNGGVNDYGREAIDTLVDEMPKHGENLVVVLAGYEGPMRRLIESNPGLSSRMKRTIHFADYSQSQLVEIAINYANQFGYVIDDEAVEALATRLGEIKHANARTALSVIDESIARQSYRIVSNEEEEASLQQLLVVDIKSKL